From the Cyanobium sp. M30B3 genome, the window GTTGGCCAGCCTGGATGATCCCTACACCCGTTTCCTTGATCCGCGGGAATTCAAGGAGATGCAGATTGATACGTCCGGTGAGCTCTCCGGTGTGGGCATCCAGTTGAGTCTGGACAAGGACACCAAGGAACTGGTGGTGGTGGCGCCGATTGAAGGATCGCCTGCCTCCAGGGCTGGCGTGCTGCCCAAGGATGTGATCACCGCCATTGATGGCAAAAGCACCAAGGGCATGTCCACCGAGGATGCCGTGCGGCTGATTCGCGGTCAGGAGGGCACACGGGTGACCCTGACCATCCGGCGCCGCACTCAGGTGCTTGACGTGGCCCTCACCCGCGAGCGCATTGAGCTGCAGGCGGTGGATACCCAGATCAACACCGGTCCCGATGGGGTGCGCGTCGGCTACATCCGCTTGAAGCAATTCAACGCCAACGCCACCAAGGACATGCGCAAGGCTCTCCGCGAGATGGAAGCCGCCGGCGTTGATGGCTATGTGCTCGACCTGCGCAGCAACCCTGGCGGCTTGTTGATGGCCAGCGTGGAGATCGCTCGCCAGCTCCTCAATGAGGGCACGATCGTCTCCACGAAAACCCGCAGTGGCATCACCGATGTGAAGCGGGCCACCGGCAGGGCCCTCACCGACAGACCGATCGTGGTGTTGGTGAATGAGGGCTCCGCCAGCGCCAGTGAGATCCTCTCCGGCGCCCTTCAGGACAACAACCGCGCCGTCCTGGTCGGCCAGAAAACCTTTGGCAAGGGGTTGGTGCAGTCCGTTCGGGGGCTCTCGGATGGGTCGGGCATGACGGTGACCATCGCCAAGTACCTCACGCCCAGAGGCCGCGATATTCACAGGCATGGCATCGTCCCCGACATCCAGGCCAAGTTGAGCGAGCAGGAGGCCAAGCGACTGCAGCTCGAGGATCTCGGCACCAGTCGTGACAGCCAGTACCGGGTTGCTGAATCAACGCTGGTCAAGCAATTGCGTACTGCAGCCTCAACCCGGCGGCCCTATCAACCAGGTTCAGCCAATCTCTCCCCTGCACTTGGTTCACGCGTTCCTTGAACACCCCTTCGCTTCTTGCCACCTTTTGCGGATCTGTTGGCGCGCTTGTGATAGTGCTAAATTGAATACATCGCAAGGACAGCCTGCCCAAGTCGCTCATGCTTTTAGTCGTTATCGGTCGCTGCTTCGTTGCCGCTTATCTCATCGCAGTGGCTTCAGCGGTTTTCCCGCTTCGCTTGACAGATCTGGGCTGGCAACAGCAAGTGCTTGATGCCTTTGTCAACATCGGATCAGTTCCGATTATTGGCCGAGTGTTTATCCTCCTGGCAATTGCCTACAAGGGTTACGATCTTGTGGGTATGTCTGAGGATCCCAATGCTGAGGACGAGCTCTCGGTCACTCCTGCCAGGGGACTGTTTGCAAAGCGCAAGATTGCGCGCTTGGTTCGAAGATTGCAGATTTTCTTATTTGCTGCGATGCGCTTTCTGAAAATATATTTGCCATCGCTTTTATTTGTTTTGGTTGCTGTGTTGCAAATCTATGTCTCCGCTAGATATTTCAGGGCTCTTGATGTTGGTCTGTTGAACCAGACCAGCGCGCTCACGCAGCAGGCCACCCAGATCAGGGCGGCGATTGCCGGACTCAATGATCGTGATGTTCTTCTCCAGGCCATTCAAGGACTTGTCCCTGAGGGAGAACGTGAAGAGCTCATCTCGCTTCCTGTTGATCAGCAAAAAAGCGAGATTGCCCAGAGAATCAATCAGAGAGAATCATCAATCCGTGTCGATTTTGAGCAGCAACGATCCCAGCGATTCTTGTCTCTGATTGTAAGGACTGTTAAAAATGTTCTGATCAGCTTGCTTTTTGCTTTGTGTCTCTACTGGCTGCGGCCTGCTGCAGTCAGGGCCTTTATCAGAGGAGTTGAATAACTGAATGTGGATGCGCCGTTCTCGTGTTGAGCCAGCAGGGCTCAGGCTCAGCCCAGGCTGACGAGTGTCACCGGGCTTGGTTCCTCGCCCTGGGTGATCTGGGCGACCATCTGTTGCAGCCAGCTTTTGAGCTCCTCCACCTGCTTGTCGATGGGAAGCGCGCCAAGGCCCCGGGCCAGCACTTTGGCGGTGGTGCCGGATCCTGCTTGATACACCAGTCGGCCGTGCAGGTGCTGGGGCAGGCCCTGGCGCAGCAGCCGGAACGCCGGCTCCTCCATCGGCGTTTCCAGGGCGATGTTGGGTTTTTCCGGTTTGATGCGCGAGAAGCCGCAACGCCGGGCCAGCAGTTTGAGCTCCATCAGCTGCAGCAGGGCGATCACCGGCGCCGGCAGGGCGCCATAGCGGTCCACCCAGTCGGTCGCCAGCTGCAGCAGCGCCTCGGGGCGGCTGCATTCGGCGGCGGCGCGATAAGCCGCCATCTTCTCGTCGTTGTCTGTCATCCAGTCGCCGGGGATGAAGGCTGTGATCGGTAGGTCGATCTGGGTGTCGTCCACCGCCGGGATGTCCTGGCCCTGGATCTCGGCCAGGCACTCCTGCAGCATCTCCATATAGAGATCGAAGCCGATGGTTTCCATCTGGCCGCTCTGCTCCACCCCCAGCAAATTGCCCACGCCGCGGATCTCCATGTCGCGCATGGCCAGCTGGTAGCCGCTGCCAAGCTGGGCGAATTCCTGGATGGCCCGCAGCCGCTGCCGCGCCGCCTCGCTCAAGGAGGCATCACCGGGATAGAAGAGCCAGGCGTGGGCCTGGATGCCGCTGCGGCCCACCCGGCCGCGCAGTTGATAGAGCTGGGCCAGGCCGAACTTGTGGGCGTCCTCAATCAGGATCGTGTTGACGCGCGGGATGTCGAGGCCGCTCTCCACGATCGTGGTGCAGAGCATCAGATCCGCCTCGCCGGCGTTGAACGCCACCATGGCGCTCTCCAGCTCCCCTTCAGCCATCTGACCGTGGGCCACCAGCAGCTTCAGGCCCGGCAGCATCGCCCGTAGCTGGGTGGCTACATCCTCGATCCCCTCCACCCGCGGCACCACGTAGAACACCTGGCCGCCGCGGTCGAGCTCCTGGCGGATGGCACTGCGCACCGCTTCTTCATCGAGGGCCGCCAGGTGCGTTTTGATCGGCCGGC encodes:
- a CDS encoding PDZ domain-containing protein: MGIGPVDHPAGAGHRKRLRTGLIVLVSAGACAATAVMAREAVLSPGGTARIMDSPKEVIDQTWQIVFRDYLDVNGKYTPERWRGLRSDVLAKSYPSSKDAYEAIRGMLASLDDPYTRFLDPREFKEMQIDTSGELSGVGIQLSLDKDTKELVVVAPIEGSPASRAGVLPKDVITAIDGKSTKGMSTEDAVRLIRGQEGTRVTLTIRRRTQVLDVALTRERIELQAVDTQINTGPDGVRVGYIRLKQFNANATKDMRKALREMEAAGVDGYVLDLRSNPGGLLMASVEIARQLLNEGTIVSTKTRSGITDVKRATGRALTDRPIVVLVNEGSASASEILSGALQDNNRAVLVGQKTFGKGLVQSVRGLSDGSGMTVTIAKYLTPRGRDIHRHGIVPDIQAKLSEQEAKRLQLEDLGTSRDSQYRVAESTLVKQLRTAASTRRPYQPGSANLSPALGSRVP